The Erinaceus europaeus chromosome 13, mEriEur2.1, whole genome shotgun sequence genome segment AGAAAACTGCCTCCAAATGGCTCCTAAAGCCACCTGGGAGGTGGGGCTACCCCAAATGAGATCCACTGAACAAAACTAACTCTCACATCTCTCCACTGACCCCCCCTGTTGTGTTTTGGGAGCTGTGGAGGGACCCCTATGGTCTTCTGTAACAAAAGATCAGCCATAGTCTTTGGCTGCCCAAAGCCACAAGAATCTGTTGTATAAGCTGGAGACCGAGTGTTCCTACCTGCCTGCCGTGGAGTGAAGGTCGTGCCTCTGATGAGCTGTAAATTTGCTGAACTCAAGTAAAGTAAAGAATTGGCGAGTCCACTGCACACAGAAAGGGACATTCTTATCTCCAGTTAcgtcttctttatccctctctcaaTTAGTCCTAAGGTCACATGGGCATTAGAGTCAGAAATTTTCAGTGTCCTAAAGCACATCTGTGCTTAGTAGATGTTAGGGTACTTGCTCACCTTTCCCGCTTGTCCTCAACAGCCAAAGCAACCACACTTACGgcaccccccccatacacacacactgaccaCATTTCATCCGCAAAGAAAGGGATTTTTATGAGTCAAGGATTCATACTGTCATTTTCTTATTTACAAAAATCAATAAACACACACATGATTAAGAGAAATGTGCTCTCTTGATCCTGGGCTTACACCCCTGTCTTGAACCCTAACACCCAGAAATAAAGGGGTCCAGCAGAGATTTCCATATCCAAATAACCTACAGACATGAGAGAACTGAGTGGGAGGTAAATTCTAGGAGCCTGAGTCATGGTGGACAATGGGATAgggaaggaggtgaaggagaCAAGTGAGGGAAAGGATATATAGTTTCATAAATAACTAGGCAAGTTCTCAGCATTTCTTGGGGGGGGCAAGAGAAGGAGGTCATAGGCATGGAGTGGCTAAgtaaaaaggggagagatagtgCTTGGGGCAGGAGTCAGAGACAATACGAAATGATTTCTGAGCCTTGATTTGTTCCATCTTTAAAATGACTGGCTTGGGCTGAGAACACAGAAGACTTttctacctgaggctccaaggttccagggtcaatccctggtaccaccatgaaccagagctgagcagtgctctggctaaattaaaaaaggaaaagaaaatggctttcATATTGCTTCCATGACATGAGAACAACCTGATCCCTCTGACATGCTAGGACTCTAAGAGGTTTTACACCTGTGGGTTCTGAGGGCTGCAAGAGGCCATGGGTACCTCCAAAGAAGTGGTTGCTACCCAAACAGACTATGTTTGATCTCCTGGCTGGTACTGGGGCTCTGTGGAGGTGAAGTAATCCTCCAGGAAGGACTGCAGGTATTCAAAGGTGGGCCTCTCCTCTGAGTCCAGGCGCCAGGTCTGCTCCATGGCCTCGTACAGTGATGCTGGACAGCCAGGGGGACACGGCATGTGGTAGCCATGCTCCACCAGTTCCAACACTTCCCGGTTATTCATTCCTAGAAGTTGGGGGCTCTGTAAGTCAGGAACCCCAGTCCTTCCCACAGAGGTAGCCAATACCCCATCACCCCAGTTTCCCACCATTCAGCAAACCTGGGTAGGGGACTCGGCCCTTGGTGATGAGCTCAGTAAGCAGGATCCCAAAAGACCACACGTCAGACTTAATGGTGAATCTGCCATAGAGGGCAGCCTCTGGGGCTGTCCACTTGATGGGAAACTTGGCCCCTAAAGAGGTtgagggagaaggaaaatgattgtctcagtgtggtggtggggggagctgggAATAGCTGGCGGAAGAGAATGAGGTCTTTAGGAATGGGGATCCTGAGCACAGAGATCTCTGGGAGCAACAGGAAGCACTTGGTCTCTAGCCTGCATGTACTGCACGTCAGCACAGTGCATGCACTTCATACGCATTGTAATTCTTCGCATCATCTTAATAGTGAACACTGTGAAGCCTTTACTAGTTACCAGGCACCATTTTAAGTGAGCTACATACATTAACTCATAACCCTCACAAAGACAGCCTGAGGTAGGTAGAATTATTATCCCCATTGTACTGATGAGGAAAAGGAAGCACTGAGAAGTCATGTCACTTGTCCAGATCACATAGCATATAGATGGCTCAGATCCAGGCATTCTGGCTACAGCATTCACACGCAATCACACCCTATTGTCTTTCACTTGAACatgacagcagcagcagtagGTGTTTGATAAGTATCTGCTGACTTACTGCTGCCTGAATATTTTCATAGTATGGCAGCTCACAGACGTTAGGTGATGGGTCCAAGGTCAGGTGACTTTAAGAGAATAAGCTAGACTCTGACAGCAGGGTTGCCTCTTATGTTCCATCAGGATGGGAATGTCCCTAATGGTCCAGGGAGGGGGAAGCTCCTGAGTATATGGGGCCCCCTGGAAGTTCCTTGGTGCACTGGGGGAACTCCTAGAAGGTGGGGTAAGGCAGGCACCTTGCTGGGGGTTGTACTCATCATCCTCGATGAGACGGGCCAGCCCAAAGTCTGCAATTTTGCACACCAGCAGCTCTCCCACCAGGATGTTAGCTGCCCTGAGGTCCCGGTGGATGTAGTTCATGCGCTCCATGTAGGCCATACCCTCAGCCACCTGGAGAGCCAAAGGAGTGAGACAAGGAAATGCACACAGGAGCCTTTGAAAACCCACTTTCCAGATGAGGAGACTGAGGTTCAGAGAGGAGGCCCAGGTTGCACAGCTGATGGAGCTGCCCATACTTCCAGGACTCAGCTAGGTGTTTCAGGGGACAGGGATCTATGTTTGGCTAATAGGAGGGTGGTTTACCTGGGCTGCCATGTCCACCAACTGAGGTAGATTCAAACCCTGACCCTCCTGGCCTTTGAGGAAATCCAGCAAGCTCCCTAAGGAAAAGAACCCGTAAAATCAGCAACAAGATTCCCATGCTAGCTCAGGACAGCCTGGCCTGCCCCCTGCTCCCGGTGTTGTTGCCTAGATCTGCTGTCACTCAGGATCCTGGTAGGTGTGCCCACCACTGCTACAGCCTGCCCAGGACCCTCTCCCCACACACCAGGACTCTGCCTATATTTTATCTCAGATCCCagtttgtttattggctagagacagagagaagctgagagggaagggggtaatatggagagagaaagaggggcacttgctccactgcttccctgctcatgaagcaatcCTCCTGAAgacagggactggaggcttgaacccaggtctattGCACATTCTGCTGTGCGCTCTACAgggtacaccacctcccagctccacCTCATTGTtgttagtttttttgtttcttttcgtTACTCCCAGCGCCCTAGGCAGGCCTCACAGACTCcaccattccttctttcctttctccacccttccttcctccacCATTCCGCCTTTCCTTCCCTTGTTCAAAGACCACCCACTCCTTTAGGCCTAAGGCTCCACCCCCAGACTCAGACCCTGCCTGCCAACATTGCCCCACCCCACTCAGCACTCAGGTGGACTCTAGCTCTGCCCCTTACTCTTTCTCAGCCCACTGTCCCTCACCCCATCACGGATGGCTCCCCGGATCTCTCCCCAAATGCCTACCTTACCTTAGCCCCAATTTCAGATTCCACCTCCTGCCTCCCGGCTCCTGCCTGTGGCCCCACCCCTCACCATGGCACATGAACTCAGTCACGATGTAGATGGGCTCCTCCGACACCACCGCGTACAACTGCACCAGTTTGTCGTGCCGCAGCAGCTTCATGATCTGCGCCTCCTCCAGGAAAGCCTTAGGAGCCATGGTGCCTGGCTTCAGCGTCTTCACTGCTACCTTTGTGGTGCCATTCCACGTGCCTGTCCAACAGCGGTGGTTCTCAGTACCAGCTCCCAGCCAGTCCTCACCCTCGCCCAGCCCTGGGGCCCTCTGTACCGAGCCACACATCCCCGAAGCAGCCGGTGCCCAGCCGGTGGTCCAGTGCAATGGAGTCTCGGCTGATCTCCCAGGCATCCTTGGCCAGGCCCAGGGTCTGTGGCTTCATGGTGGTGCAAGCCACAGTGAGCAGATGGCACAGACCGTCGTTCACTTCTGGAGGGAGTGACAGGTGGGTCAAGTCACCCTAGACATGCCCCATTCCACCCTGGCTTCCAGGATAAGGAGCTGGGTTGGAGGTAAGGTCACAGACCAGGGCACAAGGTCCATGATGAGTGTGGTGGCATCTGTAAGGATAGGGGGTCAGCaggcttgggaggtggtgcagtgacgtAAGTGCTGAACTTAAAACTGTGAGGTCCtcaacattgcatgtgccagagtgaggctctggttctctctctctctcctctatcattagtacataaataaatctttctataAAAGGAttggggagggagttgggcagtagcacagcaggtcaagcgcatgtggcacaaagcacaaggaccagcataaggatcccagtttgagccaccagctccccacctgcaagggagtcacttcataagcagtgaagcaggtctgcaggtgtctttctctccccctctgtcttcctctcctgtctccatttctctctgtcctatccaacaacagtaacatcagtaataactacaacaataaaaaacaacaagggcaataaaagggaataaataaataaatacctaaaaattaaaaaaaaaaaaaggattggggTCCATCCCATAAAAGGTGGCCTCCAGTGAGATATCCAAGGATAAAGTTTGATTCTGACAGGTGAAAGTGGAGTTAGAAACTCCAGAGAAAAGTATGTACAG includes the following:
- the FGR gene encoding tyrosine-protein kinase Fgr translates to MGCVFCKKLEPGLKDDTDLEGNFRDYGAADRYGPDPTQARPVSSVVHIPNYNNFSTQHTSPAFLDGCNARGVSGPGVTLFTALYDYEARTEDDLTFTKGEKFHILNNSEGDWWEARSLSSGQTGYIPSNYVAPVDSIQAEEWYFGKTGRKDAERQLLSSGNPQGAFLIRESETTKGAYSLSILDWDETRGNHVKHYKIRKLDMGGYYITTRAQFDSVQELVQHYMEVNDGLCHLLTVACTTMKPQTLGLAKDAWEISRDSIALDHRLGTGCFGDVWLGTWNGTTKVAVKTLKPGTMAPKAFLEEAQIMKLLRHDKLVQLYAVVSEEPIYIVTEFMCHGSLLDFLKGQEGQGLNLPQLVDMAAQVAEGMAYMERMNYIHRDLRAANILVGELLVCKIADFGLARLIEDDEYNPQQGAKFPIKWTAPEAALYGRFTIKSDVWSFGILLTELITKGRVPYPGMNNREVLELVEHGYHMPCPPGCPASLYEAMEQTWRLDSEERPTFEYLQSFLEDYFTSTEPQYQPGDQT